Below is a window of Streptomyces spongiicola DNA.
GGCGTGCGGCACCGGCGGCATGCTGTCGGCGGCCGAGGACCACATCCTGTCCCTCAACCCGGACGCCACCGTCGCGGTCTACGGTCAGGAGCTCAACCCCGAGTCCTGGGCCATCTGCCGGTCCGACCTGATGATCAAGGGCCAGGACCCGGAGCACATCGCGTTCGGCAACTCCTTCAGCGACCCCGCCCACCGCCGCGACAGGTTCGACTACATCCTGGCCAACCCGCCGTTCGGCGTGGAGTGGAAGAAGGTTAAGGACGAGGTCGAGTACGAGCACAAGCACATGGGCGAGGCCGGCCGCTTCGCCGCGGGCCTGCCGCGCATCAACGACGGCTCGCTCCTCTTCCTCCAGCACATGATCTCGATGATGAAGCCGGTGGACGCCAAGGGCGGCGGCGGCTCCCGCATCGCCATCGTCTTCAACGGCTCTCCGCTCTTCACCGGCGCGGCCGGGTCGGGCGAGTCCGAGATCCGCCGCTGGATCCTGGAGAACGACTGGCTGGAGGCGATCGTCGCCCTCCCGGACCAGCTCTTCTACAACACCGGCATCTCCACGTACTTCTGGATCCTCACCAACCGCAAGTCCCCCGACCACAAGGGCAGGGTCGTCCTGCTGGACGCGCGCGACCAGTTCCAGAAGATGCGCAAGTCGCTCGGCGACAAGCGCAAGGAACTGGGCAAGCGGCACATCGCGGACGTGACCCGCCTGTACGGGGAGGCCGTCCAGGCCGCGGCCGACCCGGACCACGAACTCCACGGCAGGGTCAAGGTCTTCGACAACAGCGCCTTCGGCTACCAGCGCATCACCGTCGAACGCCCGCTCAAGCTCCGCTTCGAGGTCACCGAGGAGACACTGACGGCCCTGGCGGCGGCAAAGCCGGTCCAGAAGCTGGCGGACGCGGAGGCGTTCGTGGCCGCCGTGCGTACGCTGCTGGGCTCGACGTGGGCGACCAAGCCGGAGTGCCTGGTGGCCCTCAAGGACGCCGTCGTGGCGGCCGGCCTGCTGTGGCCGACGGGCGCGCCGTTCGCGAAGGCACTGCGGGAGGCGGTGGGCGTCCGCGACCCCGAGGGCGAGGTGCAGAAGGTCAAGGGCGAGCCGGAACCGGACACGGAACTCAGGGACTACGAGAACGTCCCGCTGGGCGAGGACGTGGAGGAGTACCTGAAGCGCGAGGTCCACCCGCACGTCCCGGACGCGTGGATCGACCACACGAAGACGAAGATCGGGTACGAGATCCCGTTCACGCGGTACTTCTACGTGTACGAGCCGCCGCGGCCGCTGGCGGAGATCGACGCGGAACTGAAGGCTCTGGAGGCGGAGATTCAGACGCTGTTGGGGGAGGTGACGGAGTGACGGGCTATCGGATCAAGGACGTCGCCGGGATCAACCGTACGGTGCTGCCGGAGAGCACGGACCCGGACTTCAGGTTCCGCTACATCGACATTTCGGCTGTCGATGAACTGGGTAACGTCACCGTGCCGGAGGAGGAGTCCGTCTTCGCCTCGGCGCCATCCCGGGCCCGGCGTACCGCATCGGCCGGATCAGTCTTGGTCTCGACCGTGCGCACCTACCTTCAGGCGATTGGGAAGGTACCCGTTGCGGCAGAGCCGTTGGTCTTCTCCACCGGCTTCGCCGTACTGGAGGCCACTAGCAGAATCGACGCCCGGTATCTTGCCTACTACTGCCGGTCGCACACTTTTGTTGATGAAGTCGTGGCTCGTTCCACGGGAGTGAGTTACCCGGCCATCAGCGCGTCCGAGGTCGGTTGCGTACCAGTCCGTGTTCCTCCGCTGGAGGAGCAACGCCACATCGCCGACTTCCTCGACACCGAGACAGCCCGCATCGACCGACTGGTTGAACTTCGGCGTCTTCAGCTACTTCGGCTGGACGAGCGAGTCTACGCGGCGGTTTCCGAGACTCTGATCCCCGACCTTCTGGCACGTCCGCAGCCGTCGGGACCGTGGCCCTGGCTGCCCACGATGGCAGATGACAGGCCCCTCGTGCGGCTCGGGTACGTCTGCCGACTCCAGAACGGGCTGACGGTCGACAGCAAGCGGGACCTGTCCGGTGATGTGGTGACGCGTCCCTACCTTCGAGTCGCAAACGTCCAGGCCGGGCATGTCGATCTTGACTCCGTCGTAGAGATCACGGTCCCTCGCGATATTGCCAACCGGACCTCCCTCCGTCCCGGAGACGTTCTCATGACCGAAGGAGGCGACTTGGACAAACTCGGAAGAGGGACCGTGTGGCGGGGGGAGTTGCCGGATTGTCTCCACCAGAATCACGTCTTTGCGTTGCGCCCGGAACCAGACCGCCTTGACGGTGACTATTTGGCCTTGATGACGCGCACGCTGCATGGACGCTGCTACTTCGAAAGCACAGGCTCCAGGACGACGAACCTGGCCTCTACGAACAGCAGCAAGATCATGAGTTTCCCGATCCCACTCCCGAGTGTGGCTGCCCAGCGAGCCTTGGCAGGCGAGGCGCAAGCCGTGATCGAGAACTCTCAAGCTGCGAAGCGTCTTCTTGAACGTCAACTCGGCCTCCTGTCCGAGCGTCGCCAAGCCCTCATCACCGCCGCCGTCACCGGCCAGTTCGACGTCTCCACCGCCAGCGGACGCAACACCACGGAGGGAATCAGCGCATGAGCCCCGGCCCGGTCCACAGTGAGTCCGCGTTCGGCGACGCGATAGTCGCCGCCATGACCGAGCGCGGCTGGCGCGAGGCGAGCCCCGCCGGCTATCAGCCCGATCTCGGCCTGGACACGGGCGAACTCTTCGAGTTCCTCCGCAGGACCCAGGCCGAGGAGTGGCACGAACTCCGCACCGTCTACGGCGACCCCGCCGAGGCCGAGCGCGGCTTCGCTCGCCGTCTGGACCAGGCCATCGCCAACGACGGCCTGCTCCACGTCCTCCGCAACGGCGTCAAGGACCGCGGCGTCCGCCTCCGCGTCGCCTACTTCAGGCCGAACCTGGTCCCCGACGCCTCCGTCCTCGACGGCTACCGCGCCAACCGCCTCACCGTCGTCCGCGAGCTGCCCTACGCGACCAAGCAGCTGGACTGGAACAACCGGCTCGACCTCGCCCTGTTCCTGAACGGCATCCCCGTCGCCACCGCCGAGCTGAAGAACCCGCTCACCGGTCAGGGCGTCGAGCATGCCAAGGAGCAGTACCGGACCGACCGCGACCCCACCGAGCCGATCTTCACCCGCCGGGTCGTCGCGAACTTCGCCGTCGATCCCGACCTGGTCTTCGTCGCGACCACCCTCAAGGGCAGGAACACGCGCTTTCTGCCCTTCAACACCGGCTCCGAGGGCCCCGGCCGCCCCGGCGGCGCCGGAAACCCCGCTCCCACCGCCTTCGGCCGGTACGCGACCTCCTACCTCTGGGAGCAGGTCTGGGAGCGGGAGAACTGGCTCGATCTCCTCCAGCGGTTCGCGCACCAGCAGAAGACCAGGACGCCCGGCGGCGGTACCACCCGCACCACGATCTTCCCCCGCTACCACCAGTGGGACGCCGTCAGGAAGCTCACCGCCCACGCGGCCACCCACGGCGCCGGACAGAACTACCTGATCATGGCCTCGGCCGGGTCCGGCAAGTCCAACACCATCGGGTGGCTCGTCCACCGCCTCTCCGACCTGCACGCGGACAACGACCCCCGCAGCTTGGACACCGAGGCCCTGTCCGCGGGCTTCGTCAAGCCCGGGGCGCCCGTCTTCGACAAGGTCATCGTCATCACCGACCGCCGGAACCTGGATGCCCAGCTCCGCGAGACGGTCGGCAGCTTCTCCCAGACCGACGGCCTGGTCGTCAAGATCGACGAGAGGCAGGGCGCGAAGAGCGAGCAGCTCGCCCGCGCGCTGTCCCGCGACACCGGGAAGATCGTCACCGTCACCCTGCACTCGTTCCCGGCGCTCCTGGACTACCTCAAGCGCAACCCGACCGAGATCAGGGGCACCACCTTCGCGATCGTCATCGACGAGGCCCACTCCTCCCAGTCCGGCGACGCGGCGACCTCCGTCCGTGCCGCACTGCGCGAACTCGGCCTCGACTCGGACTCCGAGGACGCCGGCGCGACCACCGTCACCGTCACGGACAAGCTGAAGAAGAAGGCGCTGGAGCGGTCCCGGGCGGCGAACCTCTCCTACTTCGCGTTCACCGCCACACCCAAGTCCAAGACCCTCGAACTCTTCGGGACCCCGGACCAGGTCGACGGCAAGGCGGCGTACCGCCCCTTCCACACGTACTCCATGCGCCAGGCCATCGAGGAAGGGTTCATCCTCGACCCGCTGCGCAACTACGTCACGTACAACACGTACTGGAAGCTGGTGAACCACAACCAGGACGAGCGCGAAGTGGACCCCGCGAAGGCGAACTCGCTGCTCGCCCGGTACGTCCTCACCCACGACTCGACCGTCTCCCAGCACGCACAGGTGATCGTCGAGCACTTCGTCACCCACACCAGGGGCCGGCTCGGCGGACGGGCCAAGTCCATGGTCGTGACCGGCTCCCGGCACTCCGCCGTCCAGATGGCCCGCGCCATCAGGAGCTACATCAGGGACCGCGACTACCACACCAGGTATCCGGACCTGGGCGTTCTGGTCGCCTTCTCCGGCTCCCTCACCATCGACGGCGAGGAGACCACCGAGCCGAAGGAGAACGGAGGGCTGTCCGAGACCGCCCTGCCCAAGGCCTTCGGCTACACGCGCGCCGACGACAAGGCGGTGAAGGCCGGGGCGAAGGGGCAGCAGGAGTACCGGATCCTGGTCGTGGCGGAGAAGTACCAGACCGGCTTCGACCAGCCCCTGTTGACGACCATGTACGTCAACAAGAAGCTCACCGGTATCGCCGCCGTCCAGACCCTCTCCCGGCTGAACCGCACCGCCGAACGCAAGGCGCAGGCCGACCTCGCCGTCCTGGACTTCACCAACGAGGCCGAGGACATCAAGGAGGCGTTCCGCCCGTACTTCGAGGAGGCGAACACCCTCCCCTCGGATCCCAACCTTCTCTACACCGCCCAGAGCCGGGTCATGTCCGCGCCGATCATCTCCGAGACCGAGATGGACGAGTTCGCCGCCGCCTGGTTCGAGGCGAAGGAGAAGGCAGCCGGATCACCGGCGAAGTGGGAGAAGCTGCACGCTGAGCTGTACCGCCTGCTGTCCCCGGCCGTCACCCGCTACGAGGCCCTGCGCGACAACGACGAGGACGAGGACGACGTCAGGACGGCCGAGGACTTCCGCGCCGACCTCCACGACTACGTGCGCAAGTACGGCTTCCTCGCCCAGATCGTGCGCTACCAAGACCCCGACCTCGAACGACTCCACCTCTACGGCCGCTACCTCCTCACCCGGCTGCGCGGACGCGCGGACGGCGGCGTGGACATCGGCGAGGTCGACCTCAGCCACCTGCGCGTGCAGAAGACCGGCGAGCACGACGTCTCCCTCAGCCCGGAGGGGCCCGCGACGATGCCCGGCTTCGGCGAGGGGCCGGGCGGCGCCAAGGAGCCCGAGAAGTCCCTCCTGTCCGAGCTGATCGAGAAGTTCAACGCCAAGTTCGGTACGGACTTCACCGAACAGGACGTCATCCGGCCCTTCGAGGAGGCCAAGGCCGACGCCAAGGTCCGGGCCGCGGCGGTCGTCAACGACGAGGACAACTTCGGCAGGGTCTTCGACAAGGTCTTCGCGGACAAGATGGCCGACCACGTCGACTCCATCGCCGGCCTCGGCCGCCAGTACTTCGGCGCGGACCGCAACTTCAAGTCCAGCCTCGACCGCAGCGCACGCCGTGCCGCCTGGCGGATGATCCGCCGCGAGGAGGGCGTGGACGACGCGGCGTAGCCGCCCTCGGCATGAGCAGGGGCCCCGTACACCGCGAGGTGTACGGGGCCCCTCCCGTGTCAGGCCGAGTGGTCGGCCGCCAACTCCACGAGCCCGGCCCACGCCCGGGGGCTCACGCTGAGCACGGGCCCGCCCAGCTGCTTGGAGTCCCGGACGTGCACGGTGCCGGGGGTGGCGGCCACCTCGACGCACTCGCCGCCCCCGGCACCGCTGTAGCTGCTCGTGCGCCAGGCGACCTCGACGCACTGGCCGCCTTCGGCACCGCTGTAGCTGCTCTTCCGCCAGGCGACCTCGACGCACTGGCCACCCTCGCCGCTGCTGTAGCTGCTCTTGAACCACGCCAGGGCCGACAGAGGAGGCTCGGGCAACTTCTCGTTCATCTCTCTCCCAGCAGTTTCTCGAAGAAGGTCAGGGACTCGCGCGGCGTCAGGGCCTGCGCCCGCAGAATGCCGTACTGGGCTTCCATCTCCCTGACCGTCTCGCGGTCGGTGTAGAGGCGGCTGTCCTTCTGCACCTCTACGTAGGCGATCCTGCGCCCCTTCGCCGTCTCCATCAAGGTGAAAGGGCCCGCCAATCCACTGTGCTCCTCACGCTCGTTGGGCATGACCTGGATCTCCACATTCCGCCGCTGGCCGTGTAGCAGAAGTTGTTCCAGCTGGCCCCGCATGCCCTCTCGACCTCCGATGGGCCGTGTCAGTACCGACTCCTCGATGACGAAGCTGAGTGTTGGCAGCCTTCGGCGCGAGAAGATCGCTTGGCGTCCCAACCGCGCCGACACCCGATGCTCGATGGTGTCCTCGTCCAGCAACGGACGCCGCATCCGGAACACCGCTCGCGCGTACTCCTCTGTCTGTAGCAAGCCATTGATCACGTGAGTGTCGTAGACGTGCAACTCCACCGCCTCCGCCTCCAACCGCGCCATGTCCCGGAAGAAGGCCGGATACTGCGCCCGCGCCACCTCATCCTTCAGCGCCTTGAGCACACCACCCGCGTCCAGTACCTCGTCGGCCCGGTCGATGAACCTCGGCGGCGGGATGCGTCGCCCCTGCTCGAACGAGGCGATCGACTGAGCCGCGTATCCCACCAGCTTCCCGAACTCCGGCCGCTCCAGCCCGGCCCGGGTCCGGAAGAGCTTCAACTGCCGCCCGAACGCGGTGACCACACCCTGCCCGGGCTCGTCCTCCGGTCGCTTTCCCGCCGGTTCCGCCGCCCCGGGCGGTTCCATCGCCGGCACTCGTTCCACCGGTTCCACCACGTCCACCGGCTCCCGTCCGCCCGCCGCGTCATCTTGCCGCACCGCCGCCACCCTTCCGCGCACGTACACCGCACCGCCCGGCCGCGTACAAGCGGAACGCGACGGCGCGTCACCCATGGTCACGCTACGCCACCACGACCCACCGTGGAGCCATGACGAACAACCCCGCCCACCCCACGATCCCCGCCCACCCCACGCCCCCCGCTCACCCCACGCAACCCACAACCCTCACCCGCCCCACAACCTCTGCCCGCCCCGCAACCCTCACCCAACCCACAGCCCCTGCCCATCCCACTCCCCCCACGCCCCCCACCCAACCCACACAGCCCACCCACCTCACGCAGCCCACTCCCCCCACCCAACCCACCGTGCCCGCACACCACTTCGAGATGCGTTTCACCTCCACACCCCGGGGCGCCCGGCTCGCCCGCCGGTTGTGTGCGGAGCGGCTGCACGCCTGGGGGATCCCGTACGGCACCGAGGAGCATGACGCCGTGGTGCTCCTGGTTGCCGAACTCAGCGCGAACGCCGCGCACCACGGCCGGGTGCCGGGCCGGGACTTCCTCGTACGGCTCACCGTGCCCGCAGGGCCGCTCTCCACCGTGCGGATCGAGGTGGCCGACACCCGGGGCGAGCGGCTCCCGGAACCCGCGCGGCGGCTTCCCGGGGCCGACCGTACCGACGGGCGCGGTCTGCTCCTCGTCGCCGCCCTCGCCGACCGGTGGGGGTGGGGTCCACGGCCCTGCGAGGCGCCCGGAAAGGTCGTGTGGGCCGAGTACGACAGGCGGAACCACGCCGCACAGACGGTTCTCGGCCAGATGTGACGTACCTCGTACGCCTCCCTGGACGGAAGATCGTGACCCCCACCACACTGGTCCGACACGTGGGGCCGGCCGACACCAGCCCGGCTGCCACGTCGGCGACAGCAACACCACGGGGCAGGGGCACGGTGCCGCAGCGGATCATCGACGGACGTTACGAACTCCTGGAGGAGCTGAGTCACGGCGGCATGGGCGACGTCTGGCGCGGCTACGACTCAGTGCTGGACCGGCCCGTGGCGGTGAAGCTCATCCGGTCCCAGGCCGTCACCTCGCCGCAGATGGCGGACGAACTCGCCAGGCGGTTCCGGCGCGAGGCCCGGATCACGGCCCGCATCCGGCACCCCGGGGTGCCGCAGGTCTACGACGCCGTCCTCGACGACGCCCATGAGCACCTGTTCCTCGTCATGGAGCTGGTCGACGGCGTCCGGCTGTCCGCCTACGTGGACCCGGTCCGGCCGCTGCCGGTCGGCTGGGCCGTGGCGGTCGCCGCGCAGGTGGCCACCGTGCTGTCGCACGCCCACGAGGTGCCCGTGATCCACCGGGACCTCAAGCCGGGGAACGTCCTCGTCGCCCGCGACGGGACCGTGAAGGTGCTGGACTTCGGCATCGCGGCCATCCTGCGCGCCGACGCCACCAAGCTGACCGCGACCGGGAGCCCGGTCGGCACCTCCCAGTACATGGCGCCCGAGCAGGTCCGCGGCGGGCGCGTCACCCCGCGGACGGACCTGTACGCGCTGGGCTGCGTCCTGCATGAACTGCTGGCCGGGCGCGCCCTGTTCCGGGCCGACAGCGAACTCGCCCTCATGTACCGGCACGTCACCGAGGCCCCCACCCCGCTGCGGCGGCTGCGCCCCGAGGTCCCGGCCGCGCTGGAGGAACTGGTCCTGCACCTGCTCGCCAAGGCCCCCGAGGCGCGGCCCGCCGACGTCCAGGAGGTGTACGAGCGGCTGCGGCCCCTCCTCCCGCGGGCCGGTGAGGAACCGTCGCCCGGCGAGACGGGCCCGGCCGGCGCCCCGGACCCGACCCGGCTGTTCCGCCACCCGTACGCACCCCGCTCCCGGCCCCGGCCGGCGGCCGCCCCGACGCCCCCGGGGGAGCGGATCCCCGGGCCCGTGCCCGTACCGGACGAGATCCGGGCGGACATCAAGGACGCCTACGCCCACTCCGACGCCCTCCTCGAAGAGGAGCGGTTCACCCAGGCCGCGGAGGTGCTCAGCGAGGTCATCGAGCCCGCCGCCCGCGCGCTGGGCACCGAGAACCGGCAGGTGCTGGAGCTGCGCACGCAGCGGGCGGCGATCCGGCTGCTCGGCGGCGACTACCGCGCCGCCCTGCCCGAGTTCACGGCGCTCGCCGACGCCTACGGACGCGTCTCGGGGCCCACGGGCGAGCAGGCCCGCGCCTGCCGTGCCCAGGCCGCCCGCTGCCGCGCCGAACTCGGCCAGGTGACGGAGGCGCTCACGGCGCTCGAAGCGGTACTGGCCGTCGTCCGGTCCGTGGACGGCGACGTCAGCGAGGAAGCCGTCGAACTCCGCCGTGACATCGGCATGCTGCTGCTCGCCCAGGGCCGGGCCGCCGACGCCGCGCTCGTCCTCGAACCGCTGCACGCCGACCTCGACGTCGTCTACGGCCCCGCGGACGAGCTGACCGCCGAGGTCGCCGAGGCCCTGGCGCTGATACGGCTGGATCCCGACGGCCGGGGCGCCTGAACGGGCCGGACTCGTGAGCCGGTCACCGCCCCGCGTCCGCAGCGGACGGTGGCTCGCGGCCGCCGCGGCTCCCACCGTGCGTCAGTTCTTCGCGGGCGCACCGCAGCACTTCTTGTACTTGCGGCCCGAGTCGCACCAGCACGGGCCGTTGCGCGCCGGCGGCCACAACAGGACACGCTCGGGGTGTCCCGTCAGGGCATACCACTCGCCGAAGGAACGCCGGGTCTCCGCCGCGTCCCCGTCACGGCCCTGCCGGTCCGTGTACGCCTCGAACTCGGTGAGGGTGGCGCTGACCATACGGACACGGGCAGCGCCGGCCTCGCTGTAGGCGCGGGCCTCACGCTGCAGCCGCTCGGCGTAGGTGTCGTAGTCGTCGCCGTAGTGGGCGGTCGACTCCAGCCAGCGGGCGCGGACGGCGGCGAAGTCCTCGCGGACCCAGCGCAGCACGATCCCGTCGAACGCCTCCCCGTCCTCGGGCATGTCCACCGACGGTCCCTGCGACAGCGCACCCCGCAGTTCCTCCCGGAACTCCGCGAAGGAGGCGTTCGCCTCCGCCTCTGCGGCGAGGTCGTCCTCGTCAAGCTCGATCCCCAACTCGCCGCGCAGGAAGCCGCGGTCGATGAGCAGCATGTGCCGGTACTCGGCGGCCTGAAGGCCGTCGTCGTTTGCGGTGATACGGTCCAGGCCCGCCTGGCACCACTCGAGTGCCCGCTCGTACCGCCCTGCCTCGGTCAGCGTCTCGACCATGTCGTCGATGACCCGCAGCCGCGCCTCCCCGGTGTGTTCGGCGTCGAGGTGAGCCCGTAGGTCCTCCTGGGTGTGCTCGGCCTCCGTCACGCGGCCCAGCGCGTACAACTGGCCGACGATGCCGACGTGGGCGTCGAGGCGGTACTCGCCATCGCAGGCGGCGGCGCGCCGGAACAGAGACAGAGCCCCCTCGGCCTCGCCCTTTCGGACCGTGAGCCACCCGGCGTCCACCAGTGCCCGTGGCTCCTCCGGATCACCGGCGTGCTCATCCGCCCAGCGCTCGCACATGGCGGCGGACGGCTCTCCGCGCTGGGTCCCAAGAAAGGTTCCGTAGGCGGTTGTTGGGGCATCAGAGGCAGCGAGTTCGGTCACGGGAAGACCCTACCGACAAGCAATGCGTCCCGGTGCGTGCGGAGCCCTCGCGAGGCATCACCCGTGGAACGCGCGCCCGCATTGTCCGGGGGCGCCCCGTCACAGACGGCTGCACGGCGGCCCCCGCCGGCCGCAGGGGTGGGGGCGACGGGGAGGGCTCGGTGAGCATGAGCATGCGCGGGTGTTCCGTGACGCGCTCCGGAAGGCGCCTGCCGATCAAGTGGCCCGGCTGACCGAACCCGGCGCGGCTTCGGTGCCGGCCGCCGACAACGCGGCTCTGCTGGACGCCCTGCCGCTGTTGGACGTGGACCCGTCCCGTCTGCCGGAAGACTTGCAGCGTCGGCTCCACAGGGCGGTCGGCTTGGAAGTCCGCTACAGCCGGCCCGGGGGAGAAGTGACCCCGCGGGTGACGATCCCGGGGCACATGGTTGACGCACGGGTGGCCGTCACCCGAGAGATGGACCTGGGGAACAGGAAATCGGGCATCACCACCGAAGTGCTGATGCCCGACTGCGGCACTCGCGGGGAACGAACCGGTCGAAACCGGCAGCACCGTTCCCGTCCTCCAGGTGCGCCTTGCCGACTCCCTTTCGAACCCTGGGGCACCCCTGTTGAGGCTGCTCAAAGCGCTGGAGAGGGCCGACAGAGAGCCGAAGTGCCAGCCAGAGCCCGACCAGGACAATCCAGCGGTTGCTACGACGGTCCGCGAGAACCGCATCCTGTCACCGGAAGAGGTGGCTGAGATGGTGGACGCATACCGGAAAGGCGCAAACGTGCAGGAACTGTCGCGGCGTTACGGCGTACACCGCTGCACTGTCGACCGGCACTTGAAGCTGTCGGGTACCGAGAAACGACCGCAGCTCAAGATGACCCCAGACCGAGTAGCCAGGGCCGAAGAGCTATACGCCCAGGGCTGGACCATGCAGCGAATCGGGAATGAGTTCAACGTCAGCGCCAGCACGGTGCGTATGGCGCTCAAGCGGGCGGGTGTACGCACGCGACCGCCTGTGGCGTGACGAAGTTCAACCCAGTGCACAGTCGCAGCTCGGAATAATTTCCACGTCGAAGCACCCTGCTCATCAATGATGATGGGC
It encodes the following:
- a CDS encoding type I restriction endonuclease subunit R yields the protein MSPGPVHSESAFGDAIVAAMTERGWREASPAGYQPDLGLDTGELFEFLRRTQAEEWHELRTVYGDPAEAERGFARRLDQAIANDGLLHVLRNGVKDRGVRLRVAYFRPNLVPDASVLDGYRANRLTVVRELPYATKQLDWNNRLDLALFLNGIPVATAELKNPLTGQGVEHAKEQYRTDRDPTEPIFTRRVVANFAVDPDLVFVATTLKGRNTRFLPFNTGSEGPGRPGGAGNPAPTAFGRYATSYLWEQVWERENWLDLLQRFAHQQKTRTPGGGTTRTTIFPRYHQWDAVRKLTAHAATHGAGQNYLIMASAGSGKSNTIGWLVHRLSDLHADNDPRSLDTEALSAGFVKPGAPVFDKVIVITDRRNLDAQLRETVGSFSQTDGLVVKIDERQGAKSEQLARALSRDTGKIVTVTLHSFPALLDYLKRNPTEIRGTTFAIVIDEAHSSQSGDAATSVRAALRELGLDSDSEDAGATTVTVTDKLKKKALERSRAANLSYFAFTATPKSKTLELFGTPDQVDGKAAYRPFHTYSMRQAIEEGFILDPLRNYVTYNTYWKLVNHNQDEREVDPAKANSLLARYVLTHDSTVSQHAQVIVEHFVTHTRGRLGGRAKSMVVTGSRHSAVQMARAIRSYIRDRDYHTRYPDLGVLVAFSGSLTIDGEETTEPKENGGLSETALPKAFGYTRADDKAVKAGAKGQQEYRILVVAEKYQTGFDQPLLTTMYVNKKLTGIAAVQTLSRLNRTAERKAQADLAVLDFTNEAEDIKEAFRPYFEEANTLPSDPNLLYTAQSRVMSAPIISETEMDEFAAAWFEAKEKAAGSPAKWEKLHAELYRLLSPAVTRYEALRDNDEDEDDVRTAEDFRADLHDYVRKYGFLAQIVRYQDPDLERLHLYGRYLLTRLRGRADGGVDIGEVDLSHLRVQKTGEHDVSLSPEGPATMPGFGEGPGGAKEPEKSLLSELIEKFNAKFGTDFTEQDVIRPFEEAKADAKVRAAAVVNDEDNFGRVFDKVFADKMADHVDSIAGLGRQYFGADRNFKSSLDRSARRAAWRMIRREEGVDDAA
- a CDS encoding restriction endonuclease subunit S, giving the protein MTGYRIKDVAGINRTVLPESTDPDFRFRYIDISAVDELGNVTVPEEESVFASAPSRARRTASAGSVLVSTVRTYLQAIGKVPVAAEPLVFSTGFAVLEATSRIDARYLAYYCRSHTFVDEVVARSTGVSYPAISASEVGCVPVRVPPLEEQRHIADFLDTETARIDRLVELRRLQLLRLDERVYAAVSETLIPDLLARPQPSGPWPWLPTMADDRPLVRLGYVCRLQNGLTVDSKRDLSGDVVTRPYLRVANVQAGHVDLDSVVEITVPRDIANRTSLRPGDVLMTEGGDLDKLGRGTVWRGELPDCLHQNHVFALRPEPDRLDGDYLALMTRTLHGRCYFESTGSRTTNLASTNSSKIMSFPIPLPSVAAQRALAGEAQAVIENSQAAKRLLERQLGLLSERRQALITAAVTGQFDVSTASGRNTTEGISA
- a CDS encoding ATP-binding protein; the encoded protein is MPAHHFEMRFTSTPRGARLARRLCAERLHAWGIPYGTEEHDAVVLLVAELSANAAHHGRVPGRDFLVRLTVPAGPLSTVRIEVADTRGERLPEPARRLPGADRTDGRGLLLVAALADRWGWGPRPCEAPGKVVWAEYDRRNHAAQTVLGQM
- a CDS encoding helix-turn-helix domain-containing protein, coding for MEPPGAAEPAGKRPEDEPGQGVVTAFGRQLKLFRTRAGLERPEFGKLVGYAAQSIASFEQGRRIPPPRFIDRADEVLDAGGVLKALKDEVARAQYPAFFRDMARLEAEAVELHVYDTHVINGLLQTEEYARAVFRMRRPLLDEDTIEHRVSARLGRQAIFSRRRLPTLSFVIEESVLTRPIGGREGMRGQLEQLLLHGQRRNVEIQVMPNEREEHSGLAGPFTLMETAKGRRIAYVEVQKDSRLYTDRETVREMEAQYGILRAQALTPRESLTFFEKLLGER
- a CDS encoding serine/threonine-protein kinase gives rise to the protein MPQRIIDGRYELLEELSHGGMGDVWRGYDSVLDRPVAVKLIRSQAVTSPQMADELARRFRREARITARIRHPGVPQVYDAVLDDAHEHLFLVMELVDGVRLSAYVDPVRPLPVGWAVAVAAQVATVLSHAHEVPVIHRDLKPGNVLVARDGTVKVLDFGIAAILRADATKLTATGSPVGTSQYMAPEQVRGGRVTPRTDLYALGCVLHELLAGRALFRADSELALMYRHVTEAPTPLRRLRPEVPAALEELVLHLLAKAPEARPADVQEVYERLRPLLPRAGEEPSPGETGPAGAPDPTRLFRHPYAPRSRPRPAAAPTPPGERIPGPVPVPDEIRADIKDAYAHSDALLEEERFTQAAEVLSEVIEPAARALGTENRQVLELRTQRAAIRLLGGDYRAALPEFTALADAYGRVSGPTGEQARACRAQAARCRAELGQVTEALTALEAVLAVVRSVDGDVSEEAVELRRDIGMLLLAQGRAADAALVLEPLHADLDVVYGPADELTAEVAEALALIRLDPDGRGA
- a CDS encoding SEC-C metal-binding domain-containing protein — its product is MTELAASDAPTTAYGTFLGTQRGEPSAAMCERWADEHAGDPEEPRALVDAGWLTVRKGEAEGALSLFRRAAACDGEYRLDAHVGIVGQLYALGRVTEAEHTQEDLRAHLDAEHTGEARLRVIDDMVETLTEAGRYERALEWCQAGLDRITANDDGLQAAEYRHMLLIDRGFLRGELGIELDEDDLAAEAEANASFAEFREELRGALSQGPSVDMPEDGEAFDGIVLRWVREDFAAVRARWLESTAHYGDDYDTYAERLQREARAYSEAGAARVRMVSATLTEFEAYTDRQGRDGDAAETRRSFGEWYALTGHPERVLLWPPARNGPCWCDSGRKYKKCCGAPAKN
- a CDS encoding type I restriction-modification system subunit M encodes the protein MNSSKHTELANHAWSVADLLRGDYKQSDYGKVILPFTVLRRLECVLEPTREKVAETVARFQGQDIDTAYFLRKASGHSFYNRSDLTLKKIAADPRNAAKNLQIYVGAFSDNAREVLDKYEFAQQIKRLDGADLLYQVIGRFTDLDLHPETVPNHNMGYIFEELIRRFAEQSNETAGEHFTPREVIKLMVNLLIAPDGDALQVPGVVRTVMDPACGTGGMLSAAEDHILSLNPDATVAVYGQELNPESWAICRSDLMIKGQDPEHIAFGNSFSDPAHRRDRFDYILANPPFGVEWKKVKDEVEYEHKHMGEAGRFAAGLPRINDGSLLFLQHMISMMKPVDAKGGGGSRIAIVFNGSPLFTGAAGSGESEIRRWILENDWLEAIVALPDQLFYNTGISTYFWILTNRKSPDHKGRVVLLDARDQFQKMRKSLGDKRKELGKRHIADVTRLYGEAVQAAADPDHELHGRVKVFDNSAFGYQRITVERPLKLRFEVTEETLTALAAAKPVQKLADAEAFVAAVRTLLGSTWATKPECLVALKDAVVAAGLLWPTGAPFAKALREAVGVRDPEGEVQKVKGEPEPDTELRDYENVPLGEDVEEYLKREVHPHVPDAWIDHTKTKIGYEIPFTRYFYVYEPPRPLAEIDAELKALEAEIQTLLGEVTE
- a CDS encoding DUF397 domain-containing protein; the protein is MNEKLPEPPLSALAWFKSSYSSGEGGQCVEVAWRKSSYSGAEGGQCVEVAWRTSSYSGAGGGECVEVAATPGTVHVRDSKQLGGPVLSVSPRAWAGLVELAADHSA